The sequence TGGACTCTTGACACAAGTATCAAAGTACTGGATCTGTGAAATCGCTGCTTCGATTATTTCAATCCATTTTGCACTTCTTTTCAAATGCATGGCTCACACAGTCTACATGCAGGGGCAGCGCTGGTGACTACGGAGGTGTCAATCTGTGCACACGAGTGAatttgtgtgcgtgcgtgcgtgtttgCTCGAGTAAACGTGGTGGCTGTTTACTCTGTTCATTAATTAGGTGGCTAATTTGTGTTGCTCGCTGTCCTCCTCTAGTTAGCATAACTAAGCACTCCAGTTGTCCATGGCCCCCTGTTTAGTTTATCAGCATGCACTCCTGCCCCTCTCCATCTTTCTCCTGGTCTCTCTCTTGTTTGCCTGCCTCCCATAGCTAGCCACTGCAAAGTGGACCAGATTGCGTGGGAACCCTCAGGCGCTGTAAAACCCTGTCTTGCGTTTAATTATTCATCTGGAGAATTAATTAGAAACCCGCAAAGTTTTCACGCTCTAGTGAATACTGAGACCGTTAAAATGAACGTTTCCTCAAATGGTGTTCGGCACTTTGTTTCTTAAtgtgtcctctctctcctcctctccctctccctacccccccacccctcgccTGTGTTCAGGGCTCATGTAGTATTACTGAAGGATCCAGTGTTGCCGGGGCTGTAATTAATTTCACAGATGAGTTGATAGCCGGGTGATATAACTGTGCAGTCTGCTCAGTGTGCCATTCCATGACCCTGCctggagaggacagagagagctgTGACTGTGGAGTTAATAATGGCATCTTTATTTACCTGAGAGAGCAGGAAGGCAGAAACCCCCCCCCATCTCTGCCGGGGTAACAGAGAAAAAGGAAGAAGGAATCTcatttgtggtttgtttgttcatttagcAAACCAGTGACCTGCTCTGGTCTTAGGGCTGTTGCGCTGCCTCTCTACAAATCTGTTCCGATCTGCAGTGTCTGGGGGGCTTGAAGGTCAAGGGGGGTGGTGggtagggagggagagaaaccaTGCTGCTAAGGTGCCTGCTGTCATCAGTCACGCACAGGCAAAGTAAGAGGTAGAAGTGGGTTTTAACCCGCAGGCGTGTCTCCACacgcagggagagagggagtctgGGGCATGCGTCATTGCAGAGTCACATGCTGGCATCCCATGCGACAGAGCCCTGCTTCTTGGCTACAGTAATACCCCCTTGTATAAAGTGGCACTGGCTGTATTCATTGAGATAGGAGTTTATGCTTTAGTAGACTGTTCCTCCCTccaacacaaatgcacacatgtACATGCATGTACACTCACACATCCAGTTGGTGTCCAGCCTTAACTCTAAGAAGTCAAGCATGGTAATGAAAGGGAGAAGCCACTGCACACTTACTTCCTAAGAAGGACTAAAGGCTGTCCTCTCCACCCCCTCCCTGCTTATGAAACTGTCTTCGACTCTTGCCCTGAGTAATTAAATGCATAACTTTTGGATTGATTCTGTGTGCAACTTTCTGCGCCAATAAAGGGGCCAGTGATATTGATTTGCAGCTCAACGTACTGTCCCGCTGTGGGCAATTCAACTCATCTACCCTATAGGTCTATGTCATTAGGGTCAGGGATGAACAAGCATAGCAGACTGATCTGGCATGAAGGTTAAACTAATATCTAATACACTGCAGAAAACCACAGTTGCCAATTTGCAGATATAGTTACATTGTCCAGGcgctctgtactgtgtgtgcacACATCAGGTGTGTAGCCGGTGCTAATGTTTCACAGGAACGGCGTGGCGCTGCTGTCTGGGTGACTTATTGCTGCGCGCCACTCTCGCTTCCTGCTGCGAGTTAATAGTAATGTCAGAGTCAATGATCCTTAACCTAATTCAATTAAAGCACTTGTCCAGTCATGATGCACCTTTTAACAGCAATGAACCACACTAGCTCAttagctcagtgtgtgtgtgagagagactgtGTTAGGGAGATGTGAGTGTGTACAGTACAGTCCTGAGGTCTCTCCTTCCTACATGCGCTTTGCCCAGCTGGTATTTGGCTCTCAGTGCAGTGGTCTTGGTCAGTTCATggcttctctctctcactgtttcTGTCTGCCGCCCTTAGTCTCCCATCCTCTCTGTCCATCTCAGTCCCCCTCTCTTCATCCCTTCCTCCGTGTCCCCCTCTCAGGGAGTGTTACTATGTCTGTACAGCGTTTCGCTCTATCAGGAGATTGACGGCTCAGCTGTCCTTGAGTGCAAGGATCCTCTCTCCACTGACGCCCTCAGCTAATCGCTGTCCttatggagagggagagagagatcagCAGCCTTAACTTACAGAAGAGCGTACATGTCTTTCTCCCTTTGTCTTTCTCTCGCTCACTCACtctttcaattcaattaaaaaaagctttattggcaaGACTAAATGACATCAGTAGTACCAGACATGTACAAGAACAGGGCAGTGGgaacaataaatacagaaataatgcatttaacagACATTTTGTATGTAATTGTTGTATACACAGTGTCATGGAGCTGGAGTAACGTttgcctctctctgtgtgtggcaGGCAGTGATGTATTGCGCCGCTATCTCTGCTGTCTGTGCGTCCTCCCCCAGCAGGGTGGCCAGACTCTCTATCTCCTAGGCTTTTGAGTGCGCTGGTGTGAGCAACGCTGAGGGTCTCCCAGGGGCCGTTCCTTTTAATTAAAGCGTGGAGAAACCAGTCTTcatctgaagaaaaacaaactaccCGGTTAGTTAGCCGAGTGAGCAGGAGGCTCCCACATCACAGAGCGCAGCCCAGCCAGGCTCACGCCActagaccccccacccccccagggACATTCAGTTCagggtttttaatttaatttgagttaATGGAGCGACTTAAGAGGGTTTATGTACTgggctgggggtgggggagtgGGAAGTTGCTAGTTTGCGTGCAGCAGAGTAGTGTTGTCATGTAGTGCAATGCAGTATGTACAGTACGCTGTAGTACAGTTCCTTACAGAACATTGTGCAGAATTACTTGTCCTCCTTGATGGCTGCAGAGAGAGCTGGTGACTGTGGGCACTAGAAATTCTGCTTGGCAGCCTCTTTGGTCTGATATTATAATGCCCTTcccccccactccctctctcaacGCCTTATTAACCACAGCATCCTGGGAGGCAGATAGCGTGGAGGGCACTCGGCCGAGACGGGCACACACAgccctctccccttctcttccCGTCCTCTTGATTTCACACTCTGTCAACCTGAAAATCTCATCAAGTTCATGCACCCCAACTTGTAACATATTCCTGTCATCCCTCCCTGATCTCCTGTGCCGAGCATCGAGCATGGCAGTCTGCCTCCACTGTGCCCCCCCCACTCTCCCTGTTCCGCTGCCTCAGATGGGAGCTATAGCCGCTGATTAGGAAAACCAGTGGGGAGGGAGGCTCTGCTTTGATGAGGTCTTTAGGACACATTATCAGGGAAGAGTAAGAGCATAGGGCTGGAGCAGCTTGGCATTCCTCTGTGGCTCTCTGTAGTAataatgtgttgtgtgtgtgagagtgttgtgGCACATTGTTGCACTCTGCTGCAGCGGGGCGGCCGGGTCTTCTTGCTTATACAAGCACTCGGCTCCTGGTTTGTGAGTCGATGCTGACGGTGCTGACACATGAGTCCTGTGCTGTGGGGGGGTTGTAAAGTAAAGGGGATCCCACAGATTAAATTCCTGCCACACacaaaatctgtttttaaatagGGAGCTCTGTATCAGTTATATCTACTGAGCTCTTTCAATGTGCCCGACATGCTCACGAGGAAGAATCACCAAACGTTCCAGAGATTTCCAGGCCGGGCTGGGGCTCTCATCCTCCACTCAGCCTCCCTCTCTCGCCCTCTCTGGTCTGGTCCCTGGGCTCCCCCCCCCATAACTCCCTGTACCCTAATTATAACCCCTCCTGATTGTTCTGTCACTCACAGCGGCTGCTATAAATAGCCAGCCACTTACACTGTAGGGAAGCGGGGAGCTGAGCAGTCTGTCGGTGTGTGTGACCGTGTGagtatgtgtcagtgtgtgtgtaagtcgGGAGGGCTGCAGGGGATGGTGGGGGGGCGTTGGGATGTGATGAAGGCAAAAGCACTCCTGTcctagctctctctctccctccctctctttctccctctctccctccctccctctctctctctctctctctctctctcccgtgcTGTGATTGCATTAGCAAGCTGTTTGCGTGCTGTCTGCGCAGAGCTGGgaggtgtgctgtgctgtagctcTGGCTGCCTGTTCATGCAAAATCACATTGCAGGAGGTCAGGGCTTCTGGGAGCAAAAGGGGGGGGGCAGAGAaatagaaaaagagagagaagagtgctgatgggggtgggggagttGTAGAGGACAAACCAGAGGCAATTGCATAAAAGCAGCTCCAgtacatgcaaaaaaaaaaaaaaaaaaaaaaaaaaagaagaccaAAGTAGACACTCTGCTCCTGGCATAACGCACTGTTCATCTGTCTGTGCATTGTTACCTcctgtccctctctcactctctttcttattccctttccctctctttcaTGGTGGAATTCCTGAACCCCAAGAGAgattaaaatgttacaataaaTTCAATCAATAACATAATCAAGAGAAAAGGGTGCTGGAGATGACCAGCACTGGGGCCGTGAACATGAACAGGAGAGAGCAGGGGACTCAACTGTCTTGGGaatggagagatggagatggagggagggaggggtggcTGCTGagtgggggggaggaggaggaggatggaatgaaaatgaaaagatgcaaGGGAGGCATGAGGAGGGGAGTTACACTTGACGGACAGACCCCCCCGGCTCCTGCTAatcctcctcctctctgcccgcccgccctccctccctcccaccctCTTGCTCCTCCTCGTGGTTTCTCAGTCCGTGCTGCAGTGTGCGGTGGAGAGGGAGCATGTTTCGCATCTGGAGctgagtgagagaaagagaaatagaGACTAACTGCTTGCCTTGTGGAGCACTTGGAGATCAACAGAGAGATCacggagaggtggagagggagctgCGTGCTCTCTGTGGGCTGTGTGCgcttgtgtgagtgtgcatgtttgtttgctgtgtgtgtggtggagtGTAGCGGTGGGATGTCGTGTGCAGGCTTTCTGCTACCATTGTGATCTCAGATTGACAAGATACTGGAATGTAAATAGGACAAAGTGTGTTTGAGACAGAGAAACGATAGATAGAAGTCAGAGTGTGTATAAAACTAAGCACTGTGCGAGCTGTTTCTGAAGGGAAGTATCaagttgttttgcatttttatttattcattttaatttcgtctctctctctgtctgtctgtctgtctcgcaAAAGGCTGTTCACGCTTTTACTTTTTCCTGCAGCCACGGTATTGGGCCAGGCAGGGACAGCCAGCGCTGGGTGCTGATGAGCTGTGCTGAAATGGATAAAGGCGCTGGCCAGGGGAGACAACGGTGAACGCAAGCACCATTTACGTAATGGGCCCTAACAGTGATTAACTGTAAATCGCTGGAACTGTAATGGTGATTAAAACAGTGCATTGGGGGTCAGAAGCCTAGTTGGAGggtgtgtttatgtgtattgCAGGATTACAGATACAAGGGCTGCGGGTCAGGGTGCTCGGGGGTCGGGCTTGGTGTATGTATTGCAGGAAGAGgggtgggagagggagggagattcAGGGTGCAAGTGCCAGTGttggcatttgttttagtttagtttagtttttttctctaaCTGGTCCCAGTTGGGGAGGGAGGTCTCCAGAGCATCATTGCCTTGACAGCTTCTCCAGGGAGGCAATCAGTAGCAGACACATTTAAGCAAACGCAGGCTTTCCCGACTGTGTtgactgtgctgtgctgagCTGAGCTGTGGGATGCAGGATCTCTCCTTAGACTCACACTGCTTCTCTGACCAGCCTTCCTTCTCACTCGCTTCAGTCAGAGCTGGAGTGGCTGGGCTCCGCACAGGGCACTGTCTGTTCTGGGTGTTTATTGTGTTGTTATTTCGTTTTGTTTTGCTCTCGGGGGTATTCGATAGTAAGAGTGAGTGGAGGAGTCTGTATCCTGTGCGTATAACTAGTGTGGAGCGGACTGTTTGTGTCTGAAGTGGCTGAAACTgtgtctctttgtctctctctttgcGTGAGGGTTAACTTGTGTCTGAAGTTACTGTGCTAGgtggagtgtgtgtttgtaaaatTGTAAGTGTAGAGATTGTGTTCTTAAAGCACCAGCCCTCTGTCCTTCTGAGTGTTTGATCTAGGAGTGGTTCAGTGAGCACCAGTCCCTCGTCTCTCTTCCCTTCTTTCTGCGTGTGCGTGGGTGAGTGTGGGTGCCATGCTGTGCCCTGCTTCCTGTCTGCCCCTTCTGCGTGAGCTCTCTCAGCTGCGGTGCCTGCTTGGCTGGCCACGCCGGGGGGGACTGTGTGCCACCCGGCCCGTGTACCGCGCCTCGCCACTTCCCACCAGCAAGGTGAGTGGCCTCTGACCTTCCTTTCATACAGATGCCCAGCGCAGACCTGCAGGGTAGGGGTAGGAAGTGGGGGGCTCTCACTGTAATTTAGTAGAGATGGAGGCTCTCGGCTGCAGTTTTCTCATCCAGCCAGCAGCTAATCATTCATGTGGAAGTGTGCATTGCGTTACGCTGCATGTTAAACATTCACACTCTGTTTAGcaatcattcaattatttatgtgttcattttatttgattaatttctAGATTTTCAAACCAGTTTATTGGATTGTTTTgcgtaaatctttttttttttaaattgtctttatttaaaataaaatcacaattagGTGTCTAGCGGGGGTGGTCAGAGAACACCCGTCCCCCTGCTGGGCGTGGTTTAGGACCCAACAGCCAACTGTGCTGAGTTGCAGGGGCCACTGCCAGGGAGGTGCAAGTGAGAAATGGTTAGATTCTTTGCTGTGCTCTATCCGATGTACCccctagttttgtttttgtgttgtcttGTGTTTGTTggttgctgtttgtttttttgtatttgcggTGCCACGCTGGAGGTGACTTTCCAGTTAAAGAAAGTGCTTAGTGCCAAGGGGAGGGGGTACCTGTCAGTGCCCTGGCTGCCAGCCTGACCTGCACCCCCGCCAACCCCCATGCTGTCCATCTGTAAATGCTGGGGCGGAGCTCTGATACACTGATACATGTTGCTCATGCTGCCCCAGGTGTCACTCACCCTCTGCATCCCAATAATCAGGTAGAGAAGGAAATGGATGGTGGGGGGGAAGAGagtgatagagagagacagatgagACAAGAGATGGAGAATGAGGGGGTGGGAGGGAGAGATGTTTATATTTATCGTTTATATCtccttttgtaatgctttggcaatacattataatatatggcatgtcaataaagctccttgaattgaactgagagagagcaagagagcacAACTGTTTCTCCTTTTGTTACTTTATCTCTCTAACCTAATTACTGGAATCCTTCACTTATAGCTGCTCTGCCTCAGAAGCTTTTAACCAAATTGCTATTGATTCCAGGGTAGTGAGTGACACTGTGCTAATGTACACTGCCTTAATGGCTTGGCACTGCCCTGTCCTGCCCAGCCCAGCCACACTGCGcaggtctgtgtctgtgtgcgccTGCTTGTACCCCTTTGTCTATCTATGCTAGTTTTTTTTCCAAGTGTTGTTGTAAGAACGCAATTTGCCAGAACCACAGAAATATAATCTTGAGAAATGACCTTGAAAAAGGCTTTGTTAGAAATGCTGATTTTACAGCGAGACTCCAGGTCACTGCACTGCTGTCCCTTGAGAAGCTTGGTAGCTTGGCTGACGTTTTGACCGATGCCCAGCCAGCCGGGAGGCGGACTGTCCAGACACAGATCCCCTGAAGGGATATGGGGTATCTGCTCCATCCCGCGGCTTTGTTTTCTGAGCTGTAGGAAGGAGATGCATTGGGGTACCACAGGGCTGTTGTCGCCACGGGACATATTTGTTAATAGTAAAGTGCTAATTAAACGTCCCATTCATTTTAACTGTCACGTGCACCACTGTGGGACCCTGGTGTGGAGCGGGGGGGTTCCACAATTTTGAGAGAGGGTGGGTGAGGCTTTTAATTGCCCCTCACTATTCCAGTTTCACAAGtagagagagtgtgagggagtgtgtgtctgtgtctgtccaagtgtgagactgtgtgtgtgtgtggatggggGATATTGGGTGGAATTCCTAAACCTTttgaaggagagaggagagaaatacaaaacaaaagagaaCGGTGGTCAGAGAATGCCTGGGaggtgctgtgtgtctgacagccCTGCAGATTCACGGCCCAGGTGCTCAGTGACGGATACTGACAGTAATTAAACTCTGTATCGCACCACATGTGCAGCAGATTGTTGCAGGTTTTTTTTcagacattttttattattatttttctggcaGCGATCGTTATTGTTTACCTCTTAATAAAAAATGGGGAAAAATacaatggggggtgggggcattGCTTAGCACTGATATAGCTGCTCTGATATAGGATGTCGTTCCAGAGGCAATCAGTTCTGCCAGCTTTGTGAGTGTTTTTGTAAAGGAGGGggaggtggtgtgtgtgtgtgtgtgggggcgcTACACAATCATTCCTATCAATTTTGCAGCTAAATCAAAACTCCTTGCCTTTAAACTGGGGTGATCAGAGCCGTTTCCATGCATCGCTTGTGCTGGCGCCTCTGATCCCTCCATGGACGTTAGCCGCAGTCCGGGGACAGCATTCTGATGGTGGCGAAGGGAAGGGGAGGGGATCAAGGAGGTGTTTAGTGACAGCACAGCTTGGTTATAAATGGACAAAATaagaatacaaacaaaatagtatgaataaattacattttctccgTGTCCTTCCCCCAGGGCCAGATTAGTGCTCTGCTAATGCATCACGATGGGGGGCTTAAGACTCTGCGAACCTACAGGGCTCATCCATGCGGGTGGTTTTGttagtcgtttttttttttcttcttttcctttttaatcaTCAAAGAAATGGCGGCACCCACGCTTCAAAATCAGTATCAGTACAGCTTGGGCCTCATCAGTTCTTTCATCATGCACTACACTCACATAAGCGCTACACCTTGAATTTCCAAACGATTTTCTAACTAAACCTAAACCCCCCTGATCTTCGGTACACCATAGCTTGATTGTCTTTGTCTTGTCTTTAACTCTGCGATGGTGAACTTGTGTGAATTTGAAGACAGGGGAGAAACCACATCAGTCAACAATAGGTGCCGCCCCTGTGCCGTGGGCTTGGCATCGGCATCACTCAGCAAGCAGGCTTACTGATATTTTGGTGccagtgatttaaaaaacaaaaatcaggattattttaagaaagatTAAGAACTTTTGGTAGGTTTTGTAGCCTGTCTAGGGCAGAGGAGTCTACCTGCATGGGGAATGAAGTGTGCATTtagatgtgtgtgtctgtctctctgtcgctGTCATTGGCTTCATGTAGTTTGCAGGAGGTATCCCCCCCCCCTTTGGGTTAAACATCACTGATGCCATGGGCCTGTTAAAGATGCTCATTGTCAGAGCTTATCAGTGTTGCCCGTTGGTctggttgtttgttttggtaGCATGGTGGTATGCCCCTCTGGGTGGCAGCGCAGTGGAGCACTGACAGTGATGGATGGAGCTGCCAAAGCGGACCGAAtcacacacagaaataaataatgaatagagCCGTCACTGAAACTCTCCCCCGGGGGTGGTTATTTGGGAAaaagacaaagacacacacacacacacagacctcccCAGTTTTCCAGGACAGCCAGTCAGCCAGGCAGAGATGaggagagatagagggagagcaggagggagggaggcagggaatgagagggagaaggagagaccGAGCGAGCAAGCGAGAGTGAGTGAGTAAGAGTTGGTGAGAAGGAGTCAAAGGGACACTGACTGAGTGAGGGAGTGATTTTTGGTGTGGAGGGGAAGGTTGATCTCACCTTTGCCTCCCTGACGGAAAACAACGGTGAGCATTTCCCAATTTCTGCCCCCCCCGTGTCACTGACCTCCACATGACCTCCAGCACGAACAGCCAGTCGATACACCATCCACTTAATGCTGGAGCAGCTCGATACCTCTCTCCATCCTGCTGAGCTCACCATTTACAGCCAAGTGTATCACTCactcatttgtttgtttctttatttcttcattttgttgtCTGACAgttttatccaaggtgacttttATATACTGTTCAGCCTGGAGCGAACAGGGAAAACCCCAGTGCCACACAGTGGGGTACACCTTGTCTGTGTATTCCAGAGCAGAACATCTCGGACTCATGCAGGAGCTGGGCTGATCGACCATGATCTCTGTGTGAATTTAATGATTGGGATGTGTATGGGGAGGGGGGAAACTCTGCATAATAATTAAATTTGGCTTCACAGTGCCATTGGGGGTTGTGCTCAGAGCATCGTTTCAAGTAATTTATTGATGAAATTAGGGTTATATTTTGGTCTGGTCTAGGATTAGGGTTTGAGTCCATAGAAAACTCAGACTTTCGTTAATGTTGGACTTGCTTCGCTACTGCCTGAATCGTGTATAGATTTGTATGGGCCTAGCTTGTGTTTTTGGTGTTGGATTGGCTGCGGTTCGGGCTGCTGTTATGGGTTACAATGGTAACCTATTGATGTAATACAATTGTTTTTACTGTCGATTCTGTCTGTTTGGCACTACACAGCTCAATCATGGTTCAAAATAAAGATTATGATTAATATTTAGGTGTTAAGACCAACTAATAGGTATACCTGTGTTTGGACATTTGCTAGACAATCCTAATCTTTCCACACAAAGTAGATAATGGAGTTTGCAGAATTGATCAGAAAATCCATCCATGCAGGGCAGCAAAGCAACTGGCAAATAGGACCTGAGGTGCAGGATTACAGTACATTTCAGTGATACAGTGAGTGTGAGAGCGCTCTCACAGTATGCATgcacgtgtgcgtgtgtgcttgGTGGGAGGACTGAGTGAGAGGGACTGAGGCCAGTTAAGCCTTTTCTGTCATCACCTTTGAAAGCAGTCGGTGAAGTCCAGGAGACAGAGTACTCTTCTGGAATGGTTTAATTAATCTTCCACTGATCGACCCAAGAAGACATACTCATaaacgctctctctctctctcacacacacacacaacacacacacactctcacacaatctctcttccacactcatacacattcacactcaccCTCACAGATGAATCCCTCCAGCTGTCGATTGAATATTAGGATTCATTTTGTAATTGCATTCTGCAGACAAGATTCAACTCTGTCTGTTGGTGTTTCTTGTGGGTTTCTTGTGGGCTTTTTTGTTTGCAGTATTAGAGTCCCTCAGGCATACTGAGTGAGTCAGAGTGGTGTTCTGTCCACAGAGCGCACTTACTAACtaatctttctttctctctctctctctctctccccattccCTCTCTCACTTCCTGTATCCACCCTTTATTCTCACCCATACACTTCCTGCTGTTTCCCTCCACCCTCCTGTCTCGCATCTCCCTCTTCCTGGCATTTTTCCTCTCTTCCTCCTTCCCTTTCCTCTGCCATTCCCACCTCTTCGCTCTCCCTCCTTTACTTCTCTCATATCTCCTCTGCTTCCCCTCACACCTCCACCTCCTCTCCCCTCTAGTACGCCTCAGCGGGCTGCCTGCTGTCCCTGCACCACAGCGAGAAACCAGAGCATGAGGAGGTGTGCGAGTTCCGGCCTTACACCTGCCCCTGCCCGGGCGCTTCCTGCAAGTGGCAGGGCTCCCTGGAGGCGGTGATGCCCCACCTGATGCACGCCCACAAGTCCATCACCACCCTGCAGGGCGAGGACATTGTGTTCCTGGCCACGGACATCAACCTGCCGGGTGCAGTGGACTGGGTGATGATGCAGTCCTGCTTCGGCCACCACTTCATGCTGGTGCTGGAGAAACAGGAGAAGTACGAGGGCCACCAGCAGTTCTTCGCCATCGTGCTGCTCATCGGCACTCGGAAGCAGGCCGAGAACTTTGCCTACCGCCTGGAGTTGAACGGCAGCCGGCGCAGGCTCACCTGGGAGGCCACGCCCCGCTCCATCCACGACGGCGTGGCGGCTGCCATCATGAATAGTGACTGCCTGGTGTTCGACACCTCCATCGCGCACCTCTTTGCGGACAACGGCAACCTAGGCATCAATGTCACCATCTCCATGTGCTGAGCTGCCCCCTTCCCCTGCCACCActgcccaccccaccccacctaCCTACCTGCCCAGCCCAACCCCATCCCCTACAGACCCTCACTGGCTGTTGGGTCAAGCAGGCCTGAGCTAactcagagaaaaaaaatattaaaaagacattaaataataatgacagtaCAGGGGAGGAACTTTTTAGCTTTTAAGGATGGCTTTTTTTTGTGTACAGGGGAGAAGTGTAGAGCAAGCGGAGACAAGGTGTATATGTATACTTTTAAGAGTGGAGATCTggggagtggggggtggggttgttGGCGGGCGTGCAAGTCTGGTCGGCACATCCGTGTGTTTGGGACTGGAGGCTGCAGAAGAAGGAGACGGCACGAGtctagactggactggactagactAGCCCTGGGCAGTTTCCACACTAAGACTGGGCCTGGTTGCAGACATGTTGTC is a genomic window of Amia ocellicauda isolate fAmiCal2 chromosome 10, fAmiCal2.hap1, whole genome shotgun sequence containing:
- the siah2l gene encoding E3 ubiquitin-protein ligase Siah2, which codes for MSRPSSAGGAGGGLGAGKAGGGKHGGSVGAAAAAAAAAAAAAAAAAAAAAAAGVSGSAAVSGSATPVAAAALPAAALPAQAAELTALFECPVCFDYVLPPILQCQAGHLVCNQCRQKLSCCPTCRGPLTPSIRNLAMEKVASTLPFPCKYASAGCLLSLHHSEKPEHEEVCEFRPYTCPCPGASCKWQGSLEAVMPHLMHAHKSITTLQGEDIVFLATDINLPGAVDWVMMQSCFGHHFMLVLEKQEKYEGHQQFFAIVLLIGTRKQAENFAYRLELNGSRRRLTWEATPRSIHDGVAAAIMNSDCLVFDTSIAHLFADNGNLGINVTISMC